The segment ACGACCGCGTGGACGGTGCGCCCATGCTGCGCGCTGAGCTTGGCAGCGGCTTCCGTGAGCCCCGCCTGATTGACGTCGGCGATGACGACATCGGCGCCCTTGGCCGCGAACTGATCCGCCGTTGCATAGCCGATGCCCGACGCGCCGCCGGTGACAAGTACGGCCTTACCCTTGAATTCCATGGTCATCCTCATTCGTTAACTGGATTGCGATTGATCGGTGGACGGGCGGTCAGCCCTTATCCTCGTCGGGCAGCTGGGGTGCCCAGGCGACGCCATTGATGTGCGAGCCGCCATCGACGAACAGCGTGTTGCCGGTCATGTAGCGGCAATCGTCGCTGGCGAGGAAGGCGACGACGGGGGCGATATCGTCGAGCGGATCGCCGACCCAGCCCATCGGATTCTGCCCCGCGACCAGCGCGGCCGCCTGCGGATTGGCCTGCTCGAAGCGCGCATAGGCCGCGCTTTTCGCGCCGGGGCAGACGATATTGGCGCAGATGCCGAACGGCGCCCATTCGCGCGCGGCGGTGCGAGTGAGCGCACGGAGCGCTTCCTTCCCGACATTATATTCGGCGGTATAGAGATGCGCGTTAACGCCGTTCAGCGAACACATGCTGACGATGCGGCCCCAACCACGTTCCTTCATCGACGGGAAGGCCCGCAGCATGGCCCAGTGCGCGGCGCTGACGCTCATCGTGAAGCCGCGCAGGAAATCCGCGTCGGTCTTGTCCTTCAGCCGCTTGGTCGTGCCGCCGCCCCAGGCGTTGTTCACGAGAATATCGGCGCTGCCGAACCGGGTGAGCGCGGAATCGACCATCGCCTCGACCTGATCGCGCTGGCTGACATCGGCGCGGCAGGGTTCGGCCTCGCCGCCCTGTGCGCGGATATGATCGGCCACGGCCTGTGCATTTTCGAAGTTGATATCGGCCACCAGCACACGGGCGCCTTCTTCGGCCAGACGGATGGCCACGCCCCGGCCGATCCCATCGCCAGCGCCGGTAACGACGGCGGCGCGCCCCTTGATTCCACGCATGGGCCTCTCCCCTCTATTTTGCGCGCAGGCTAGGCCCATCGACGTGGATGGCAAGAGGTTTGCGCAGTCAAAATCAAAAAAGGAAATGCGTTTGATAAAATCATGGCTAGTATCTTAGCGGAATGCGTTAGGGCGACACCAAAGCCCCCGAGGAGAGGATGATAGCATGAGGGATATCATAGCCGTTGTGACCGGCGCCAGCCGCGGCGCCGGCAAGGGAATTGCCGTTGCGCTGGGCGCTGCGGGCGCGCGGGTATATGTGACCGGCCGTTCGGTGGACGACACCGCCCTGCCCCTGCCCGGCACCGTCGGCGCGACCGCCGAGGCCGTGACGGCAGCAGGCGGCGAAGGCATTGCAGTGGCCGTGGACCACGGCGACGACGCCTCGGTGGCCGCGCTGTTCGAGCGGATCGAGAAGGAATGCGGCCGGATCGACATCCTTGTCCATTCGGCGACCGCGCTGTCGGACGATCTGGTGAAATCGGGCCCGTTCTGGGAAAAGTCCGACGATATGGTCGATATCCTCGATGTCGGCCTGCGTTCGGCCTATCAGGCGACGCGGATCGCGGCACCGCTGCTGCTCAAATCGAAGGCCGGGCTTGTCGTCGCGATCTCTTCGCCGGGCGCGCAGTGCTATATGCACGGCCCCGCTTATGGCGCGCAAAAGGCCGGGCTCGACAAGATGATGTTCGACATGGCGCGCGATTTCCGTCCGTTCGATGTGGCGTGCGTTTCGATCTGGCCGGGCCCGATGCGGACCGAACGCCTCGAAATCAGCGCGCGCGAACGCCCCGATGTGTACGGCGCGATGTTCGAAAATGCCGAGACCACCGAATTACAGGGCCATGTGATCGCGGCCGTCGCACAATCGGACAAGCGCATGGAGATGTCGGGCAACGCCTATTACACCGCCGATCTGGCGATGGAGTTCGGGATCACCGAGGCCGACGGCCGTCAGCCGCCCTCGTTTGCCACCATGCTGGGCGAACCGCACCGGTTCCACCCCGCTGTGATCGAATAGAACACGTCTGAAACCCCAAAGAAAAACGGGCCGGTCGTTTGATGCGACCGGCCCGTTTTCATTTCGGCATTACGCGCTCACGATCAGGCGTGGAGCAGATAATCCTCAAGCTTGGGGGCATCCATCGCCTCGGAAAAGGCTTCGTAGCTCCACGGCCAGCTGGCGGGAACGCCTTCTGCATCGAGATACCAGCTGGTGCAGCCCGAACCGAAGATCGTGCGCTTGGCCGCGTCGATCCGGCGCGCTTCATAGTCATCCATCGCCGCCTGGCTCGGCTCGACCGCGCGGTGCGTGCCGCTGCGCAGCTGATCGATCAGTTGATCGACATAGCCCCATTGGCGCTCGGCGATATCGATGAGCGAGAAGTTGCCGACCGGACCGGTGGGGCCATTGAGCATGAAGAAGTTCGGGAAGCCGGGAATGCTGACCGCGAGATAGGCGGTCGGACGACGGCTCCATGCATCGTCGAGCGACGCGCCCGCGCGGCCCGTGACGGTGGCCGGGCGGATGAAGCGATCGGCATGGAAGCCGGTGGCGAGCACGAGGATGTCGAGTTCGTGGAAGCTGCCATCCTTCATGCGGACGCCGTTCGGCTCGACCCGTTCGATGCCGCCGGTTTCGACGAAGACCGAGGGATGCTGGACCGCGTCGTAATAGCTCCACGAATAGATGAGCCGCTTGCACGCCGCGCGGTAATTGGGGCGCAGCTTTTCGCGCAGTTCGGGATCGCGGATGCTGTCTTCCAGATTGCGCAGGACGACCGCTTCGATTTCCTTCATTTCGGGGCCGTCGACATCGGTGACCGCCTTGGTGAAGCGGCGGATGCCCGACCAGTAATCGTCGCCATAACGGATATCGTCGATCTTCTGGACATCGTCGCGGAAGGCCTGACGATCCTCGTCGCTATATTCGAAATAGGGGACGGGCATGATCCATTGCGGCGAGCGCTGGAAATGGACGACGCGTTCGGAATGCCCCGAAAGCGCGGTGACGATCTGGATACCGGTCGATCCGCAGCCGATGACGCCGACGCGCTTGCCCGCGGTTTCGACGCTGTCGTCCCAGCGCGCGCTGTGGAGGCAGGTGCCTTCAAAGCTGTCGAGCCCGGCGATATCGGGATATTTGGGGTGATGGAGCACGCCCGAGGCGGCGATCACGACATCGACGACATGCTTTGAGCCGTCGACGATCGTCACTTCCCACTGGTGGGTGGCATCGTCATAGACGCAGCCGACGACTTCGCTGTTGTAGCGGATGTGCGGGACCACACCATATTGTTCGGCGACGCCGTTGAAATAGCCACGGATTTCGGGGCCGGTGGCGTAAAAGGCGCTCCATTCGGGATTGGGCGCAAAGCTGTATGTATAGGCATGCGCCGGCACGTCGCAGGTGAGGCCGGGATAGTGATTGTCGCGCCAGGTGCCGCCAAGGCCATCACCCTTTTCAAAGATGACGAAATCGGTTTCGCCACGTTCCTTGAGACGGATACCCGCGAGGATACCGGCCATGCCCGCACCGATCACCGCGTAGCGCAGCTTCTTGCCGTTTTCCGTTGCCGCCATTGCAGTCATTTCCACTCCGTTCCTGCTGCCGCTCCCACCGGAG is part of the Sphingomonas sp. C3-2 genome and harbors:
- a CDS encoding SDR family NAD(P)-dependent oxidoreductase — protein: MRDIIAVVTGASRGAGKGIAVALGAAGARVYVTGRSVDDTALPLPGTVGATAEAVTAAGGEGIAVAVDHGDDASVAALFERIEKECGRIDILVHSATALSDDLVKSGPFWEKSDDMVDILDVGLRSAYQATRIAAPLLLKSKAGLVVAISSPGAQCYMHGPAYGAQKAGLDKMMFDMARDFRPFDVACVSIWPGPMRTERLEISARERPDVYGAMFENAETTELQGHVIAAVAQSDKRMEMSGNAYYTADLAMEFGITEADGRQPPSFATMLGEPHRFHPAVIE
- a CDS encoding NAD(P)/FAD-dependent oxidoreductase, whose amino-acid sequence is MTAMAATENGKKLRYAVIGAGMAGILAGIRLKERGETDFVIFEKGDGLGGTWRDNHYPGLTCDVPAHAYTYSFAPNPEWSAFYATGPEIRGYFNGVAEQYGVVPHIRYNSEVVGCVYDDATHQWEVTIVDGSKHVVDVVIAASGVLHHPKYPDIAGLDSFEGTCLHSARWDDSVETAGKRVGVIGCGSTGIQIVTALSGHSERVVHFQRSPQWIMPVPYFEYSDEDRQAFRDDVQKIDDIRYGDDYWSGIRRFTKAVTDVDGPEMKEIEAVVLRNLEDSIRDPELREKLRPNYRAACKRLIYSWSYYDAVQHPSVFVETGGIERVEPNGVRMKDGSFHELDILVLATGFHADRFIRPATVTGRAGASLDDAWSRRPTAYLAVSIPGFPNFFMLNGPTGPVGNFSLIDIAERQWGYVDQLIDQLRSGTHRAVEPSQAAMDDYEARRIDAAKRTIFGSGCTSWYLDAEGVPASWPWSYEAFSEAMDAPKLEDYLLHA
- a CDS encoding SDR family oxidoreductase, with the translated sequence MRGIKGRAAVVTGAGDGIGRGVAIRLAEEGARVLVADINFENAQAVADHIRAQGGEAEPCRADVSQRDQVEAMVDSALTRFGSADILVNNAWGGGTTKRLKDKTDADFLRGFTMSVSAAHWAMLRAFPSMKERGWGRIVSMCSLNGVNAHLYTAEYNVGKEALRALTRTAAREWAPFGICANIVCPGAKSAAYARFEQANPQAAALVAGQNPMGWVGDPLDDIAPVVAFLASDDCRYMTGNTLFVDGGSHINGVAWAPQLPDEDKG